The genomic window AGAAGAAGCTCAGCCTGGAGCAGTTGGCCGAGCTGACGGACTCCAGCAAGAGCTACATCTGGGAGCTGGAGAACAAGGACGATCCGAAACCATCGGCCGACAAGATCGGCAAGATCGCCGCCGTCCTCGATGTCACCACGGAGTTCCTGTTGACCGAGTCGGCCG from Burkholderiaceae bacterium includes these protein-coding regions:
- a CDS encoding helix-turn-helix transcriptional regulator, with protein sequence MPSPLGDKIRALRKQKKLSLEQLAELTDSSKSYIWELENKDDPKPSADKIGKIAAVLDVTTEFLLTESAATPDEQVLDEAFFRKYKTMSEPDKKKIRKILDAWEDE